One stretch of Bombina bombina isolate aBomBom1 chromosome 7, aBomBom1.pri, whole genome shotgun sequence DNA includes these proteins:
- the FGF3 gene encoding fibroblast growth factor 3, whose protein sequence is MLIIWTFFLSILDLGQQITWAKELSRNSKVACASGELCDPRLRRDAGGRGGVYEHLGGAPRHRKLYCATKYHLQIHVNGKINGTLEKNSIFSILEITAVDVGIVAIKGLFSERYLAMNKRGRLYASETYNPECEFVERIHELGYNTYASRLYRTVPNGAGTRRKASAERLWYLSINGKGRPRRGFKTRRTQKSSLFLPRVLDNKDHDAVRLYHTSPKYRERVLKSAKNNAKQKRGH, encoded by the exons ATGCTTATAATTTGGacttttttcctgagtattttggATCTTGGTCAGCAGATAACTTGGGCTAAGGAGCTGTCTAGAAATTCCAAAGTGGCTTGCGCCAGTGGCGAACTCTGTGACCCTAGGCTACGGAGAGATGCTGGAGGACGTGGAGGGGTGTATGAGCATCTTGGTGGAGCTCCGCGACATCGAAAGCTTTATTGCGCCACAAAGTATCACCTACAGATCCATGTGAATGGCAAGATTAACGGAACACTGGAGAAAAACAGTATTTTTA GTATTTTAGAAATAACCGCTGTGGATGTGGGAATAGTTGCCATCAAAGGACTATTCTCTGAGAGATACCTGGCCATGAACAAAAGAGGGAGACTTTACGCATCG GAAACATACAACCCTGAATGTGAGTTTGTGGAGAGGATTCATGAGCTTGGTTACAATACTTATGCGTCCCGTCTGTATCGGACTGTTCCCAATGGTGCTGGCACAAGAAGAAAAGCCAGCGCAGAAAGATTGTGGTACCTGTCTATCAATGGTAAAGGTCGACCCAGACGTGGGTTTAAAACACGAAGGACGCAGAAGTCTTCTCTTTTCTTGCCAAGAGTGTTGGACAACAAAGACCATGATGCTGTGCGGCTATACCACACAAGCCCCAAGTATAGAGAAAGAGTCCTGAAATCTGCTAAaaacaatgcaaaacaaaaaaGAGGACACTGA